The following is a genomic window from Verrucomicrobium sp..
ATCCCGTCAAGAAGACGACGCCTGACGCCGTCGCCTCCCTCCACCGCCTGGGCCTGCGCCTGGTCATGCTCAGCGGCGACAATCGCGGCGCTGCCGAGCGTGTGGGGAAGACGGTGGGCATCGACGAGGTGGTCGCCCAGGTCAGCCCCAAGGACAAGCAGGACCGCATCGCCGCCCTGCGGAGCCAGGGCCGCGTCGTGGCGATGGCCGGCGACGGAGTGAACGACGCCCCCGCCCTCGCCGCCGCCGATGTCGGCATCGCGATGGGGACCGGGACCGATGTCGCCATGCACAGCGCGGGGATCACCCTGGTCAAGGGCGACCTCCGGGCCATTGCGACCGCGATTGCCCTGAGCCGGGCGACGATGCGGGCGATCCGCCAGAACCTCCTCTTCGCCTTCCTCTACAACGGCCTGGGGGTGCCGATCGCCGCCGGGGCGCTCTACCCCGCCTTTGGTCTCCTGCTCAGTCCCATGATCGCCAGTGCCGCGATGGCCCTCAGCAGCCTTTCGGTCGTGGGGAACAGCCTTCGCCTGCGGAGGGCGGGGAAGCCCTCCGCCACATGACGAAACCACGAAAGATTTTGTGAGGGGTGGGCGACCTTCTTTCGTTTAATCCCCTACACCAGCTCGAACCCCCTGGTGCCCTGGAGACTTATGTTTACGAAGATGAAGAAAACCCTGCTCGGATCGACCCTCGGCCTGCTCGCCACGCTGGTGGTCAGCCTCTGGACTCCCTCCGTCCAGGCCGAAACCTATACGCCGGAGCAGAAGCAGCAGATCGAGGAACTCAAGAAGACCTATCCCCTGACGACCTGCCCGGTCTCCGGCGAGAAGCTGGACGGCGACATGGGTCCCGCCATCGACTACCTCTACACGGCGAAAGGGACCGACGGGAAGGAGACCACCCGGCTGGTCCGCTTCTGCTGCCCCTCGTGCCTGCGGAAGTTCAAGAAGGACCCCGCTCCGACGCTGAAGGTTCTCGATGACGCCGCCGCGAAGAAGGGCGGAGCCGCCGCGCCGACTCCGTCCGCCATGGACGGAATGAAGGGAGTGTAACGGCGGAACGTCGTTTGCTATGCCCTTCCTGGCCCACATGGCCGACACTGCCTCCTCGGGCGGAGGACATACCCACGCCTCTGGAGAAGTCCTCCGGTGGCTGGGCGCGTTCCATCCCGTCGTCATCCATTTCCCGATTGCCCTGCTCCTCCTGGCGGCGTTCCTCGAAGGGATCGTCGCCTGGCGGGGACCTTCCGAGAAGCTCTCCTTCGCCGCCGGCCTTTCGCTGGGGCTGGGCGCCGTCGCGGCGGTAATCGCCGCCGGTCTCGGCTGGGCCGACGCCGCCACCATGAGCATCGAGCCGGATCTCAAGCCGATCCTGACGTGGCATCGCTGGCTGGGCACCGGCGTCGCCGTCGGCTCCTGCCTCGCCGGGCTGCTTCAGCTTCGCGTTCTGCCGACGGGCCGCGGCGTCTGGGCCTATCGGATCGTCCTATGGCTCGTGGCTCTCGCGACGGCGGTCGCGGGTCATCTGGGCGGAACCCTCGTCTACGGACTCGACTATTATCCATGGCAATGATCTTTCCCCGCCTCCTGGCCCTTTCCCTTCCCGCCCTCGCCCTCGCGGGCTGCGCCTCGGTCGATCCTTCGGCCTCGTTCGGCAACGCCCAGGGCACCATCCGGGACCGCACCGGCCACCGCGTCGAATGGAGCCGAGGCACCCAGGAAGACCGGCAAGCCGAGCAGGCGGTGCGCGATCTCCTCAGCCGTCCCCTGACCGCCGACGCGGCGGTGCAGGTTGCCCTGCTGGGCAATCCCTCCCTCCAGGCCACCTTCGAGGAGATCGGCATCTCCCAGGCTGACTTCGTTCAGGCGGGGCTGCTGACGAACCCGAGCTTCAGCGCAATCGTCCGCTTCCCGAACGTCTCGCCGCTGGGAGCCGACCAGGAATTCTCCGTGACAGGCGACTTCCTGCAACTGTTCATCCTTCCCCTGCGGAAGAAGATGGCCGCGCTCCAACTGGAGGCGACCGAATTGGAGGTCGGGAACGAGGTTCTTTCCCTCGCCGCCGAGGTGAAGGAGGCATTTTACGCCGTCCAGGCCGACGAGCAACTCCAGACCCGGCTGGAACTGGTCAACGACATCGACAAGACGGCCGCCGAACTGGCCGAGAAGCAGCACGAGGCAGGCAACATTAACGACCTCGACCTGGTGAACCAAAAGTCGGTCTATACTGAGAGCCAAGCCGACGTGACGCAGACCCGGATCGATCTCGTCCGCGACCGGGAGAAACTGAACCGGCTCCTGGGTTGGACCGAGGAACTGCCCCGCTGGACCGTCTCCCCCCAACTTCCCGCCATTCCTGCCGATCCCCTGTCGGCCGCCGACCTGGAGAAGCGGGCCTTGGTTCAGCGGCTCGACGTCGCCGCCGCCCGGAAGCGGATCGAGGCGCTGCAAAAGTCGCTCGGAATCACCGAAGGAACCCGCCTCTTTCCCGGCGGAATCGATATCGGCGTGGACACGGAGAAGAATCCCGACCGCTCCCGCGTCACCGGCCCCTCGATCGACGTCGAGCTTCCGATCTTCGATCAGGGACAGGCCCGGGTGGCCACGCTTCAGGCCCAGCTCCGGCAAGCCCAAGACCGTTTGGCCGCGCTGGCCATCGATGTCCGCTCCGAGATCCGTGAAAACCGGGAAATCCTGGAGGGCCGCCGGCAGCTCGCCGACACCTATCGCCAGACCTTGCTCCCCCAGCGGGTCAGCATCCTCAAGCTGTCCCAGGAGCAATACAACTTCATGCTGAAAGGCAGCTACGACCTCCTGCTTGCCAAGCAGCAGGAAATCGGCGCCGAGCGCGCCTACATCCAGACGTGGCGCGACTATTGGACGGCCCGAGCCGAGTTGGAGAAGGCGGTCGGCGGCTTCCTGCCTGTCCCCGCCGCCGCCGAGGCGAAACAAACCGATCCGGTCGCCGCCGCCTCCGCCGCCCCGGCGCCGATGAACATGAAACCCTAGACCCCATGAGCCTATCCCGCCGCCAGCTTCTCGCCCGCACCGGAATCGCCGCTGCCGGAACCGCCTTCTTCGGGCGCGTCCAGTCGGCCCTCGCCGCGATCTCCGGCACCGCCGACACGCCTGGGACCGTCGCCGGGGACGGCTCCTACACGCCGGTCGTCACCCCCAACGGCTCGACCCTACCCTGGGTGATGAAGGACGGCGTGAAGGAATTCCACCTCGTCGCCGAACCGGTGAAGCGGGAGTTCGCTCCCGGCATGATGGTGAATTGCTGGGGCTACAATGGCTCGACGCCCGGCCCGACCATCGAGGCGGTCGAGGGCGATCGGGTCCGCATCCTGGTCACGAACAAGCTGCCCGAATCGACATCGGTCCATTGGCACGGCATCCTCACCCCGAACGGCATGGATGGCGTCGGCGGCCTGACCCAGAAGCACATCGAGCCGGACGAGACCTATGCCTACGAGTTCACCCTCCGGCAGCACGGCACTTACATGTACCATCCCCATTCGGACGAGATGGTGCAGATGGCGCTGGGGATGATGGGCTTCTTCATCATCCATCCCAAGGGAGGGCCGAAGGTGGACCGGGACTTCGCGATCTTCCTCATGGAGTGGGCGGTCAATCCGGGGACCTTCACGCCGAATCCCAGCATCATGACCGATTTCAACAACTTCACCTTCAACAGCCGC
Proteins encoded in this region:
- a CDS encoding TolC family protein; this encodes MAMIFPRLLALSLPALALAGCASVDPSASFGNAQGTIRDRTGHRVEWSRGTQEDRQAEQAVRDLLSRPLTADAAVQVALLGNPSLQATFEEIGISQADFVQAGLLTNPSFSAIVRFPNVSPLGADQEFSVTGDFLQLFILPLRKKMAALQLEATELEVGNEVLSLAAEVKEAFYAVQADEQLQTRLELVNDIDKTAAELAEKQHEAGNINDLDLVNQKSVYTESQADVTQTRIDLVRDREKLNRLLGWTEELPRWTVSPQLPAIPADPLSAADLEKRALVQRLDVAAARKRIEALQKSLGITEGTRLFPGGIDIGVDTEKNPDRSRVTGPSIDVELPIFDQGQARVATLQAQLRQAQDRLAALAIDVRSEIRENREILEGRRQLADTYRQTLLPQRVSILKLSQEQYNFMLKGSYDLLLAKQQEIGAERAYIQTWRDYWTARAELEKAVGGFLPVPAAAEAKQTDPVAAASAAPAPMNMKP
- a CDS encoding copper oxidase; the protein is MSLSRRQLLARTGIAAAGTAFFGRVQSALAAISGTADTPGTVAGDGSYTPVVTPNGSTLPWVMKDGVKEFHLVAEPVKREFAPGMMVNCWGYNGSTPGPTIEAVEGDRVRILVTNKLPESTSVHWHGILTPNGMDGVGGLTQKHIEPDETYAYEFTLRQHGTYMYHPHSDEMVQMALGMMGFFIIHPKGGPKVDRDFAIFLMEWAVNPGTFTPNPSIMTDFNNFTFNSRVYPGTAPLIVKLNQKVRVRIANLSMDNHPIHIHGHRWWVTETDGGQIPKSAWWPETSVDVAPGTTRTMEFVADNPGDWALHCHKTHHAMNAMSHDIPNLLGVDQDAVTKKIKKLVPGYMDMGSDGMGDMAEMQMKGPKNTLPMMTGTGPFGPIEMGGMFTVLKVRESLASYDDPGWYQHPAGTVAQAVKSVS